A single window of Psychrobacter raelei DNA harbors:
- a CDS encoding isocitrate lyase produces the protein MSTYKSAIDHIREIKAKHGNWQNISESDAARMMVQNRFKTGLDIAKYTAAIMRKDMAEYDADTSKYTQSLGAWHGFVAQQTMYAKKKYFGTTAKTYIYLSGWMVAALRSELGPLPDQSMHEKTTVPALIEEIYTFLRQADAKVLNDYFRELNAAKEAGQDTSEIEEKINNFDSHVVPIIADIDAGFGNEEATYLLTKAMIEAGACAIQIENQVSDAKQCGHQAGKVTVPHEDFISKLNAIRYAFLELGVDDGVIVARTDSEGASLTQKIPVSEEPGDLASKYIDFIDVEEIDIADAKENDVLLKRDGKLVRPVRLANGLYQFREDTNIDRVVLDCVTALENGADLLWIETPTPDVAHIKMMVDRIKEQQPKAKLVYNNSPSFNWTLNFRKQVIAQWEEEGKDISAYDKNNLMSADYDGTELDAAADQAAKNFQKDASREAGVFHHLITLPTYHTTALSVHELAKGYFGEDGMLAYAAGVQRKEIREGISCVKHQAMAGSDLGDDHKEIFSGDNALKAGGEKNTMNQF, from the coding sequence ATGTCAACTTATAAATCAGCTATTGACCATATCCGTGAAATTAAAGCAAAGCATGGCAACTGGCAGAATATCAGCGAATCTGATGCTGCTCGTATGATGGTTCAAAACCGCTTCAAAACCGGTCTTGATATCGCTAAATACACGGCTGCTATCATGCGTAAAGATATGGCAGAGTATGATGCAGATACATCTAAGTACACTCAGTCTCTAGGCGCATGGCATGGTTTTGTTGCACAACAAACTATGTATGCTAAGAAAAAATACTTCGGTACGACTGCTAAAACCTACATCTACCTATCAGGCTGGATGGTAGCGGCTCTACGCTCAGAGCTTGGTCCATTACCTGACCAATCAATGCACGAAAAAACAACGGTACCTGCGCTAATCGAAGAAATCTACACCTTCTTACGTCAAGCAGACGCGAAAGTATTAAACGATTATTTCCGTGAGCTTAACGCTGCTAAAGAAGCCGGTCAAGATACTTCTGAAATCGAAGAAAAAATCAATAACTTTGATTCACACGTAGTGCCAATCATCGCTGACATCGACGCAGGTTTTGGTAACGAAGAAGCGACTTACTTACTTACTAAAGCCATGATCGAAGCGGGTGCTTGTGCTATCCAGATCGAAAACCAAGTATCTGATGCCAAACAATGTGGTCACCAAGCCGGTAAAGTAACTGTACCACATGAAGACTTCATCTCTAAGCTTAACGCTATCCGTTATGCATTCTTAGAGCTAGGCGTTGATGATGGTGTTATCGTTGCCCGTACCGACTCTGAAGGTGCCTCACTTACTCAAAAGATCCCAGTATCTGAAGAGCCAGGCGACCTTGCTTCTAAATACATCGACTTCATCGACGTTGAAGAAATCGACATCGCTGATGCCAAAGAAAACGACGTACTATTAAAGCGTGATGGTAAATTAGTTCGCCCAGTTCGTCTAGCTAACGGTCTATATCAGTTCCGTGAAGATACCAACATCGACCGCGTTGTACTTGACTGTGTAACCGCTCTTGAAAACGGTGCTGACCTTCTATGGATCGAAACACCAACGCCAGACGTTGCACACATCAAAATGATGGTTGACCGTATTAAAGAGCAGCAGCCTAAAGCGAAGCTTGTATACAACAACAGCCCATCATTCAACTGGACGCTAAACTTCCGTAAGCAAGTGATTGCTCAGTGGGAAGAAGAAGGCAAAGATATCTCAGCATACGACAAGAACAACTTGATGAGTGCTGATTATGATGGTACTGAGCTTGACGCTGCTGCTGACCAAGCTGCGAAGAACTTCCAGAAAGATGCGTCACGTGAAGCGGGTGTATTCCATCACCTAATCACGCTACCAACTTACCACACCACAGCGCTTAGCGTGCATGAGCTTGCTAAAGGCTACTTCGGTGAAGACGGTATGCTTGCTTATGCAGCTGGCGTACAACGTAAAGAAATCCGTGAAGGCATCTCTTGCGTTAAGCACCAAGCAATGGCTGGTTCAGACTTAGGGGATGATCACAAAGAGATTTTCTCTGGTGACAACGCACTTAAAGCTGGCGGCGAGAAAAACACAATGAACCAGTTCTAA
- a CDS encoding CYTH and CHAD domain-containing protein encodes MQEIELKFLVPEYRLDGLMRQTKVKSSLTSLLAAHYFDTPDQVLAANGMALRIRKEGDRWVQTLKSNGDGMASRGEQNNVLDSQMVAEALATDSLSPDLSLYDTLDITQLVASPDTRRTADALACQYITEVQRTTRLIKKDDSTIELAYDEGRVIHGEDSQISQPIHEIEFELIEGDVHFLFETAKTWCRRYNLCLSTVTKAERGGLLLAGKQHAEATKADLRQLAVHKKMSQPQFLRAVVHNCMIQILPNASAIADGSTDGAHVHQLRVGIRRLRTALRFFKDFSSQINPEWAPILKQTFSLLGDYRDRELLQTRTQPMLEKLGGPAVDWSEERAAIRIKPIDAVRANDFQITLLELIEYTMSPAKKDRPLIKHSGTGSKTKGAKKNPAKLSTQQATSELLEALYTKISQASDQFASLSTDAQHDVRKRLKSLRYVSEFTAALYKDKKSKAFLKYLEPAQEILGEYNDDIVGQYFYGQKAQQDPNAWFAVGYFSAQEVHAANQCAQSLKSIKDAPKFW; translated from the coding sequence ATGCAAGAAATTGAGCTTAAGTTTTTAGTGCCAGAATATCGATTAGACGGCCTAATGCGTCAGACCAAAGTTAAATCCTCTCTCACCTCCTTACTCGCCGCCCATTATTTTGACACGCCAGATCAAGTTTTGGCTGCCAATGGTATGGCATTAAGAATACGCAAAGAAGGCGATCGCTGGGTGCAGACTCTAAAGTCTAATGGCGATGGTATGGCCTCACGCGGTGAGCAAAATAACGTCTTAGACAGTCAAATGGTCGCTGAAGCTTTGGCAACAGATAGCCTCTCTCCTGATTTATCACTTTACGATACCTTAGATATTACTCAGCTCGTAGCTTCCCCCGATACCCGGCGCACCGCTGATGCCTTAGCCTGCCAATACATCACAGAGGTACAGCGCACGACCCGCTTAATCAAAAAAGACGACAGCACCATTGAGCTTGCTTACGATGAAGGCAGAGTGATCCACGGAGAAGACTCTCAAATCAGCCAGCCTATCCATGAAATTGAATTTGAGCTGATTGAAGGCGATGTGCATTTTTTATTTGAAACGGCTAAGACGTGGTGCCGACGCTACAACCTGTGCTTATCAACGGTAACCAAAGCTGAACGTGGTGGACTGCTGCTGGCCGGCAAGCAGCATGCTGAAGCAACAAAAGCTGATTTACGACAATTAGCTGTGCATAAAAAAATGAGTCAGCCACAGTTTCTGCGTGCTGTGGTGCATAACTGTATGATCCAAATTCTGCCTAATGCCAGTGCTATTGCTGATGGCAGTACCGATGGCGCGCATGTACACCAGTTAAGAGTGGGTATCCGTCGATTGCGTACCGCTTTGAGATTCTTTAAGGACTTCTCCTCTCAAATTAACCCTGAGTGGGCACCTATCCTTAAGCAAACCTTTAGCTTATTGGGTGATTATCGAGATCGCGAGTTGCTACAAACCCGCACTCAGCCTATGCTTGAAAAACTAGGCGGTCCGGCAGTAGATTGGTCTGAGGAACGGGCTGCCATCCGCATTAAACCCATTGATGCGGTACGTGCTAATGACTTTCAGATTACCTTGTTAGAACTGATTGAATATACCATGAGTCCTGCCAAAAAAGATCGCCCCCTAATAAAGCACAGTGGGACGGGCAGTAAGACTAAGGGCGCAAAAAAGAACCCAGCAAAATTAAGCACTCAGCAAGCCACCTCTGAGCTATTAGAGGCCTTATATACCAAGATTAGCCAAGCAAGCGATCAGTTTGCCAGTTTATCTACTGACGCTCAGCATGACGTCAGAAAGCGCTTAAAAAGCCTGCGTTATGTCAGTGAATTTACCGCTGCGCTTTATAAGGACAAAAAGTCCAAGGCATTTTTAAAGTATCTAGAGCCTGCACAAGAGATATTGGGAGAGTATAACGATGATATCGTGGGACAATACTTTTATGGTCAAAAGGCACAGCAAGACCCCAATGCTTGGTTCGCTGTGGGCTACTTTAGTGCGCAAGAGGTACACGCCGCTAATCAATGCGCTCAAAGCCTTAAAAGCATCAAAGACGCGCCTAAGTTTTGGTAG
- a CDS encoding L,D-transpeptidase — translation MPTLKMVEKFIPRITVNIATQTLAFYNPSFDAVRPQRIFSVSTAKNGIGSLEGTGCTPLGKHYVASKIGDKMPINSVFVGRLPTGEIYHEQLAQQHPDRDWILSRILWLSGCEQGINKGDNEQGCCDTYRRYIYIHGTPDTEPMGVPMSHGCVRMRNEDVIWLFDQVQEGMPVDIIAK, via the coding sequence ATGCCTACTTTAAAGATGGTCGAAAAATTTATCCCAAGAATCACGGTCAACATCGCTACGCAGACTTTGGCTTTTTATAACCCAAGCTTTGATGCGGTACGTCCGCAGCGCATATTCTCTGTATCTACTGCCAAAAACGGCATCGGCAGCTTAGAGGGCACAGGATGTACCCCACTTGGTAAGCATTATGTTGCCAGCAAAATTGGCGATAAAATGCCAATCAATAGCGTGTTTGTGGGCCGCTTGCCAACTGGTGAAATTTATCATGAGCAATTGGCACAGCAGCACCCAGATAGAGACTGGATACTGAGCCGCATATTGTGGCTTAGTGGCTGTGAACAAGGGATAAATAAGGGCGACAATGAGCAAGGCTGCTGTGATACCTATCGTCGCTACATTTATATTCATGGGACGCCAGATACTGAGCCAATGGGCGTGCCTATGTCCCATGGCTGTGTACGCATGCGCAATGAGGATGTGATTTGGTTATTCGATCAGGTGCAAGAGGGTATGCCGGTAGATATTATTGCTAAATAA
- the ruvB gene encoding Holliday junction branch migration DNA helicase RuvB, translating into MENRLINPVERVDDSVDNNIRPSTLAEYIGQPVVREQMEVFIEAARRRNEALDHTLIFGPPGLGKTTLANIIAREMGGNLRSTSGPVLERAGDLAAMLTNLEEGDVLFIDEIHRLSPVIEEILYPAMEDFQLDIMIGEGPAARSIKLDLPPFTLVAATTRAGLLTSPLRDRFGIVQRLEFYNIEDLTTIVSRSARLMNVVMTPEGAVEVARRSRGTPRIANRLLRRVRDYAQVKSNGEVTGEIADSALDMLAVDRRGLDHLDRRYIEMVHARFDNGPAGVEAIAAAMAEDRGTLEDVIEPYLIQQGYVLRTARGRVLTQMAIDQL; encoded by the coding sequence ATGGAAAATAGACTTATAAATCCTGTAGAGCGGGTGGATGATAGCGTAGATAATAATATTCGCCCCAGTACATTGGCAGAATATATTGGTCAGCCGGTGGTGCGTGAGCAGATGGAGGTTTTCATTGAAGCGGCTCGTAGAAGGAATGAGGCGTTAGACCATACGTTAATTTTCGGGCCTCCGGGTCTGGGTAAGACCACTTTGGCCAATATTATTGCGCGTGAAATGGGCGGAAATCTTCGCTCCACTTCAGGTCCGGTACTTGAGCGTGCCGGTGATTTAGCAGCTATGCTCACTAATTTGGAAGAAGGCGATGTGCTTTTTATTGATGAAATCCATCGCTTAAGCCCGGTGATTGAAGAGATCTTGTATCCTGCCATGGAAGACTTCCAGCTTGATATCATGATAGGTGAGGGGCCAGCAGCCCGTTCTATCAAGCTTGATTTGCCCCCCTTTACTTTGGTAGCTGCCACCACACGTGCCGGCCTATTGACCTCGCCGTTAAGAGATCGCTTCGGTATTGTACAGCGCTTAGAGTTTTATAATATTGAAGACTTGACGACTATTGTTAGCCGTTCAGCGCGTCTGATGAATGTGGTGATGACGCCTGAAGGGGCGGTGGAGGTGGCACGTCGTTCACGAGGCACACCGCGTATTGCCAACCGTTTGCTGCGCCGGGTACGTGACTATGCTCAGGTGAAATCAAATGGTGAGGTAACTGGTGAGATTGCAGACAGTGCACTCGATATGCTGGCAGTGGACAGACGCGGTTTAGATCATCTTGATCGCCGCTATATTGAAATGGTACATGCCCGCTTTGATAACGGTCCAGCAGGTGTAGAGGCCATTGCTGCGGCGATGGCTGAAGATAGAGGCACTCTAGAGGATGTGATTGAGCCTTATCTTATCCAACAAGGCTATGTTCTACGTACTGCTCGTGGCCGAGTACTGACTCAAATGGCCATTGATCAGCTCTAA
- a CDS encoding LysR family transcriptional regulator: MLDNLRGMAVFASVVGHGSFSGAARQLGITTSAVSQQIRSLEKDLGVVLLHRSTRKLSLTEAGASFYESAKDVVTAADQGRIKVNQLRDELAGSLRIATTPELGVNHILPALSTWMSAHDDLSIYFLADNHYIDMIDERADIAIRMSPQIKDSSVATYPLAEVKQMLVASPHYLRQHEKITKPKDLANHQLISIDLMKDPNTLDFSSIETGKKNRVKITSRIQTNNVFLATTLAKEGHGLVRVMSLDVQKELASGELVEVIPEYSLPHFVLYAVTLDREQQPAKITRCLEVLKKHFHAAA; this comes from the coding sequence ATGTTAGACAATTTACGAGGAATGGCGGTTTTCGCCAGTGTTGTCGGCCATGGTTCATTTAGTGGAGCCGCTCGACAATTAGGTATCACTACCAGTGCAGTGAGCCAACAAATTCGCTCTCTTGAAAAAGATTTGGGCGTAGTACTGTTACACAGATCGACTCGTAAGCTTAGCTTGACTGAAGCTGGTGCAAGCTTTTATGAGTCAGCCAAAGATGTGGTAACTGCTGCAGACCAAGGGCGTATCAAAGTCAACCAATTGCGTGATGAGCTAGCAGGCAGTCTGCGTATTGCAACGACGCCAGAGTTGGGTGTTAACCACATCCTTCCCGCTCTATCGACTTGGATGTCAGCTCATGATGACTTAAGTATCTACTTCCTAGCAGATAACCATTATATCGATATGATTGATGAGCGCGCGGATATTGCTATTCGTATGAGCCCACAAATCAAAGATAGCTCGGTAGCTACTTATCCATTGGCTGAAGTTAAGCAGATGCTTGTGGCTTCTCCGCACTATCTAAGACAGCACGAAAAAATCACTAAACCAAAAGATCTGGCCAACCATCAGTTAATTAGCATTGACTTGATGAAAGATCCTAATACGCTAGATTTTAGCAGCATCGAAACCGGTAAGAAAAACCGCGTTAAGATCACCTCTAGAATTCAAACCAATAATGTGTTTTTAGCAACAACCTTGGCAAAAGAAGGCCATGGCTTAGTACGTGTGATGTCTTTAGATGTGCAAAAAGAATTGGCTTCTGGTGAGCTAGTAGAAGTCATTCCAGAATACTCACTACCTCATTTCGTTTTATATGCAGTTACTTTAGATCGCGAGCAACAACCGGCAAAAATTACCCGTTGTCTTGAGGTTTTAAAGAAGCATTTTCATGCTGCTGCCTAG
- the dnaX gene encoding DNA polymerase III subunit gamma/tau — MSQQYQVLARKYRPKNFHELVGQSHVSKALINAIDHNRLHHAYLFTGTRGVGKTTIARILSKCLNCETGVTSTPCGVCSSCVAIDQGRFIDLIEIDAASRTKVEDTRELIDNVPYAPTQGRYKVYLIDEVHMLSTHSFNALLKTLEEPPAHVKFLLATTDPQKLPITIISRCLQFVLRPLPQQALSDHIANLLTQENIDFTQPALWQLANAAKGSVRDALSLTDQAIAFGQGRLTDETVNDMLGLIDSADLISLLLDIYQGNAPALSAHIEQMRAQLVDAGSMFDGLADLLHQIAMVQLLPNVSLNVNDLQAQQITALAAQIGPDVLQLYYQIVIQGREQIKLANTPLQALEMCLLRLLAFRPLALNEVAVASSNTPAHKASSDQPASIEIQAPHNNADQAEDYLTEQALSATSTESMADTNIEPQSPNVNDADINNTANIDVKTHQDDYQLSSTSGADINPASLNETDFATPLASEPTAQDTRLQLEEQAVDIKEDSDFDGDYQNNSNYLSANTSLERKSDLELRLSKSALDSEPLISVDQEDQVKTKDSSSVTSLSSAQPTENSHPEAEHAAPVDSVISNTVEHQDPQITLSAEDPRSLLKCPEQTLEGEWTPDKWDYWLQTARESGALAQDQLAMARQGVMTGEISGRSEFKVAFDTKNMQSIFQHLANHLTQQFGAQVSIAIDTSLSSEQAELLPQSRQKNREIQAKNYAQELITNSPVMQRLIHDAQGKITSLKLFEVEKNPQKNY, encoded by the coding sequence ATGTCGCAGCAATATCAAGTTTTAGCACGTAAGTATCGTCCAAAGAACTTCCACGAGTTGGTTGGGCAGTCACATGTGTCTAAAGCCTTAATTAATGCCATTGATCATAATCGGCTACACCATGCCTACTTATTTACTGGGACTCGCGGAGTGGGTAAGACCACCATCGCCCGTATTTTGTCCAAGTGTCTAAACTGTGAAACTGGGGTAACCAGTACGCCTTGTGGGGTTTGTAGCAGCTGCGTTGCTATTGATCAAGGCCGCTTTATTGACTTAATTGAGATCGACGCCGCCTCTCGCACCAAGGTAGAGGATACGCGTGAGCTTATTGATAATGTGCCTTATGCGCCTACTCAAGGTCGATATAAAGTTTATCTAATCGACGAAGTGCACATGCTCTCAACCCACAGCTTTAATGCTCTATTAAAGACATTAGAAGAGCCGCCAGCGCATGTTAAGTTTTTATTGGCCACCACAGACCCTCAAAAGCTGCCAATCACCATTATCAGTCGCTGCCTACAATTTGTACTGCGACCGTTACCGCAGCAAGCGCTTAGTGACCATATTGCTAATTTGTTGACTCAAGAAAACATTGATTTTACGCAGCCAGCGTTATGGCAGTTGGCCAATGCTGCCAAAGGCTCGGTGCGTGATGCCTTGTCTTTAACCGATCAAGCCATTGCGTTTGGTCAAGGTCGATTGACCGATGAGACGGTTAATGACATGTTGGGGCTTATTGATAGTGCAGACTTAATTAGCCTATTACTGGATATCTATCAAGGTAATGCGCCTGCGCTCTCAGCGCACATTGAGCAGATGCGGGCGCAGTTGGTCGATGCAGGCAGTATGTTTGATGGGCTGGCTGATTTATTGCATCAAATTGCTATGGTGCAGCTGCTGCCTAATGTCTCACTCAACGTCAATGACCTGCAAGCTCAGCAGATTACAGCATTGGCGGCGCAGATTGGTCCGGATGTCTTGCAGCTATATTATCAGATTGTCATTCAAGGCCGTGAGCAGATTAAGCTTGCCAATACACCCTTGCAAGCGCTTGAGATGTGCTTATTAAGATTGCTGGCCTTTAGACCGCTGGCGCTAAATGAAGTGGCGGTGGCGAGCTCAAACACACCTGCCCATAAAGCATCCTCTGACCAGCCGGCGAGTATCGAGATACAGGCACCACATAATAACGCTGACCAGGCTGAAGATTACTTAACTGAGCAGGCCTTATCCGCCACAAGCACTGAGTCTATGGCAGATACAAATATTGAGCCACAATCGCCTAATGTTAATGATGCTGATATTAATAATACAGCAAATATCGATGTTAAAACCCATCAAGACGATTATCAACTGAGCAGTACATCTGGTGCTGATATCAATCCTGCGTCATTGAATGAAACAGATTTTGCCACCCCATTAGCCTCTGAGCCAACGGCTCAAGATACTAGGCTGCAATTAGAGGAGCAAGCTGTTGATATTAAGGAAGATTCTGATTTTGATGGTGACTATCAAAATAATAGTAATTATTTATCAGCTAATACTTCCCTTGAGAGAAAAAGTGATTTAGAATTACGCCTTTCCAAATCGGCGCTCGACTCAGAGCCGCTAATCTCTGTAGACCAGGAAGATCAAGTCAAGACGAAGGACAGTTCATCAGTTACATCATTATCGTCAGCCCAGCCCACTGAAAACTCACACCCGGAAGCCGAACACGCGGCGCCGGTTGATTCAGTGATTTCAAATACTGTTGAACATCAAGATCCGCAGATCACTTTATCTGCTGAGGATCCGCGTAGTCTATTAAAATGCCCGGAGCAAACTTTAGAGGGCGAGTGGACCCCAGATAAATGGGACTATTGGTTACAAACCGCTCGTGAATCAGGTGCCTTGGCGCAGGATCAGCTGGCAATGGCCCGACAAGGGGTTATGACTGGTGAAATTAGTGGCCGTAGCGAGTTTAAAGTTGCCTTTGATACCAAAAACATGCAGAGCATTTTTCAGCATTTGGCCAATCATTTGACGCAGCAGTTTGGGGCACAAGTATCGATTGCCATCGATACCTCATTAAGCTCGGAGCAAGCTGAGCTTTTGCCACAAAGCAGACAAAAAAATCGTGAAATTCAGGCCAAAAATTATGCTCAAGAGCTCATCACTAACAGTCCCGTGATGCAGCGTCTTATCCATGACGCACAAGGGAAAATAACCAGTTTGAAGCTTTTTGAGGTCGAAAAAAACCCACAAAAAAATTATTAA
- the lysS gene encoding lysine--tRNA ligase, which produces MSNQSTNDQDQIPSAEDTNDLIAQRQAKLDEISAAGKIAYPNQFKRTDYAEDLQKQFEGITKQEIEENAANGDKTQVSIAGRVMLNRGAFIVIQDMTGRIQLYVARKELDEDSLALIKSLDLGDIIGVSGYIGRSGKGDLYVHIEQITLLTKSLRPMPNKFHGLADTEARYRNRHLDLMTNESSRNTFMIRSQVISGIRKFMLNERFMEVETPMMHPIPGGAVARPFITHHNALDMPLYLRIAPELYLKRLVVGGFERVFEINRSFRNEGVSTRHNPEFTMIEFYQAYADYKDLMDLTERLFNQLAMDILGTTELTYQEETISLKAPFARLSMTDAIAQYAEGFDMSKVADRDYLADYAQNVLKQQVKEGFGIGKLQTIIFEETAEHKLRQPTFITQYPAETSPLARRNDENPEITDRFELFIGGREIANGFSELNDPADQAERFHNQVAEKDAGDDEAMHFDADYVEALAYGLPPTAGEGIGIDRLVMLFTDAASIRDVILFPHLRIKH; this is translated from the coding sequence ATGTCTAACCAATCAACGAACGATCAAGATCAAATTCCATCAGCAGAAGATACCAATGACTTGATTGCTCAGCGCCAAGCCAAACTTGACGAGATCAGCGCTGCTGGCAAAATCGCTTATCCGAATCAGTTCAAGCGCACTGATTATGCTGAGGATTTACAAAAACAGTTCGAAGGCATTACAAAGCAAGAAATCGAAGAAAATGCCGCCAATGGCGACAAAACTCAGGTGAGCATTGCCGGTCGTGTGATGCTAAACCGCGGCGCCTTTATTGTTATTCAAGACATGACAGGACGTATTCAGCTGTATGTGGCGCGCAAAGAGCTCGATGAAGACAGCCTAGCGTTAATCAAATCCCTAGATTTGGGTGATATTATTGGTGTGAGCGGCTATATTGGCCGTTCGGGTAAAGGTGATTTATATGTTCATATCGAACAAATTACTTTATTAACCAAGTCTTTACGTCCTATGCCAAATAAGTTCCATGGCCTAGCAGACACAGAAGCACGCTATCGCAACCGTCATTTAGACTTAATGACCAACGAATCTAGCCGCAATACGTTTATGATTCGTAGCCAAGTGATTAGTGGTATCCGTAAATTCATGCTCAATGAGCGCTTTATGGAAGTTGAGACCCCAATGATGCATCCCATTCCAGGGGGTGCTGTGGCGCGTCCATTTATTACCCATCACAATGCGTTAGATATGCCATTATATTTACGTATTGCCCCTGAGCTGTATCTAAAGCGTTTGGTTGTGGGCGGCTTTGAGCGGGTATTTGAGATTAACCGTAGCTTCCGTAATGAAGGGGTATCTACCCGCCACAATCCTGAATTCACCATGATTGAATTTTATCAAGCCTATGCCGATTATAAGGACTTGATGGATTTAACTGAGCGTCTATTTAACCAACTGGCGATGGATATTTTAGGGACGACTGAGCTGACCTATCAAGAAGAAACCATCAGTCTCAAAGCACCTTTTGCTCGTTTAAGCATGACAGATGCCATTGCTCAGTATGCTGAAGGCTTCGATATGTCTAAAGTAGCGGACAGAGATTACCTAGCTGACTATGCTCAAAATGTATTAAAGCAGCAAGTCAAAGAAGGCTTCGGTATTGGTAAACTGCAAACCATTATCTTTGAAGAGACTGCTGAGCATAAGCTGCGTCAGCCGACCTTCATTACCCAGTACCCTGCTGAGACCTCACCGCTTGCACGCCGCAACGATGAAAATCCTGAGATTACTGACCGCTTTGAGTTGTTCATTGGCGGTCGTGAGATTGCCAATGGCTTTAGTGAGTTAAATGATCCAGCCGACCAAGCCGAACGCTTCCACAATCAAGTGGCCGAAAAAGACGCAGGTGATGATGAAGCGATGCATTTTGATGCAGACTATGTCGAAGCCTTAGCTTATGGTCTGCCACCGACAGCGGGTGAGGGTATTGGTATCGACCGTTTGGTCATGCTATTTACAGATGCAGCCAGCATCCGTGATGTGATTTTATTCCCGCACCTGCGCATCAAGCACTAA
- the prfA gene encoding peptide chain release factor 1 produces the protein MKDSLRERLDQMVDRFEEVTALLSDPDTISDNNKFRELSMEHSELSEITALWQRYRQAEIDKKDAQEMINDASDPDMKEMMQEEIDSASRDIEAMEEELNVMMLPKDPNDKVPAFLEIRAGTGGDEAAIFSGDLFRMYERYASSQGWTIEVLSANEGEHGGYKEIISRVSGNDVYGRLKFESGAHRVQRVPETESQGRVHTSACTVAVMPEVEIDDTVELNPADIRMDTFRSSGAGGQHVNTTDSAVRLTHIPTGVVAECQQERSQHKNRAKAMQMLIARIQQAKVQEQVDTADALRRNLVGSGDRSERIRTYNFPQGRMTDHRINLTLYKLDAIMEGDLTELLDALNREHQADLMASIGGGDD, from the coding sequence ATGAAAGACTCGTTAAGAGAACGCTTAGATCAAATGGTAGACCGCTTTGAAGAAGTGACTGCCTTGTTGTCTGATCCTGATACCATCAGCGATAATAATAAATTTCGCGAGTTATCTATGGAGCACAGCGAGCTGTCAGAGATTACCGCTTTGTGGCAGCGCTATCGTCAGGCTGAAATTGATAAAAAAGATGCACAAGAGATGATCAACGACGCATCAGATCCTGATATGAAAGAGATGATGCAAGAGGAGATTGACTCAGCCAGCCGTGATATTGAGGCGATGGAAGAAGAGCTGAACGTCATGATGCTGCCAAAAGATCCTAATGATAAAGTACCTGCCTTCTTAGAAATCCGTGCCGGTACCGGTGGTGATGAAGCGGCTATTTTCTCAGGCGATCTGTTTCGTATGTATGAGCGTTATGCCTCTTCACAAGGCTGGACTATCGAAGTGCTGTCAGCCAACGAAGGCGAGCACGGCGGATATAAAGAGATTATCAGCCGAGTATCAGGTAATGATGTGTATGGCCGCTTAAAGTTTGAATCAGGCGCACACCGAGTACAACGTGTTCCTGAAACAGAAAGCCAAGGCCGTGTTCACACATCAGCGTGTACGGTCGCGGTGATGCCCGAGGTGGAGATTGATGATACGGTAGAGCTAAACCCAGCCGATATTCGTATGGACACCTTCCGCTCAAGCGGTGCCGGTGGTCAGCACGTAAACACCACCGACTCGGCGGTACGTTTGACTCACATTCCAACGGGTGTGGTCGCTGAGTGTCAACAAGAGCGCAGTCAGCATAAAAACCGTGCCAAAGCCATGCAAATGCTAATCGCCCGTATTCAGCAAGCCAAAGTGCAAGAGCAGGTCGATACTGCAGATGCCCTACGCCGCAACTTAGTGGGTAGTGGCGATCGCAGTGAGCGCATTCGTACTTACAACTTTCCACAAGGTCGTATGACCGACCATCGTATCAACTTAACCCTATATAAGTTAGATGCTATTATGGAAGGCGATTTAACAGAGCTACTTGATGCGTTAAATCGTGAACACCAGGCCGATTTAATGGCCAGTATCGGGGGTGGAGACGATTAA